Proteins co-encoded in one Gouania willdenowi chromosome 1, fGouWil2.1, whole genome shotgun sequence genomic window:
- the arhgef38 gene encoding rho guanine nucleotide exchange factor 38 produces MDPKEAGGSEKEKEKEKEKVIKRRNRPVFLRYLERRRTDTIVSDDMAKDINLGTLVRRSQSDKTEYNAKLKEKLTPHDLSTPTSPALNPEEVRSRKMTRRGKVIQELMCTERDYLTNLELCIREVVQPLRNIQVIDVDRLFTNIETVCEVSAALLQRLQKAMTDPDPEAVVIGDVFIQAKAALEDVYKIYCYHHDDAIMLLESYEKDEEIKDHFTKCVLELKNIYAKEGKPNLLDMGSLLIKPVQRIMKYPLLVGELWHATPEDHPDHRPLQEAFTTTKIINVTINEFKRRKDIVLKYRRLEDEGTLKGKLHKFNIHSIRKKGDRFAGYLKILTGVEPQVRDELFDREEKLFRNLEKAVRQLVKNVHCYLQHAQEMVSVAVQNVHDMENIVKDPNRTDTNGSSHSNGNDPYKRFKDSIEHLVLAPLCSLQSMFTAPQKLIQKRYDKLLDYCSRLERSSSFSSSSSTSSSSSSVASEEPPAPTRRDYEALNALLVEELQRFNSAAYTILSNSVVYLVALLRALTSNVLVSAPSVQQLPAPLSNMTEVQNCIMEELNNLTFVKDNAQKLMERKVSFERRDKKTGVPEVQHQTEEQRTWLLSEYPVSRVYQLKRKCNGCQEQDLSLLEGELVALLEDTDPSGSSSRWLVHTGGTQGYVYSTFLKQYNPLRDSQRAGQMAKEDQQQQQQQQQQTSNMVDEDFDNISLFVSGSGSSSLRSFNLNTTDSSSTLSGLQGELECAEDLDDPLDSADQQFYAVYAFQARCDQELTLQEYQHVRILKFCDLGGNKEWWLAEANGQKGYVPANYLGRMSYA; encoded by the exons ATGGATCCCAAGGAGGCCGGTGGGAGTgaaaaggagaaggagaaagagAAGGAGAAGGTGATAAAAAGGAGAAACCGACCTGTGTTCCTGCGTTACCTGGAGAGGAGACGCACAGATACTATTGTATCTGATGACATGGCCAAAGACATCAACTTGGGGACACTGGTGAGGAGGAGTCAATCTGACAAGACGGAGTACAACGCTAAACTTAAAG aaAAATTAACCCCACACGATCTGTCGACACCTACCTCCCCGGCACTGAACCCAGAGGAGGTTCGCTCCAGAAAGATGACCCGCAGGGGAAAGGTCATTCAGGAGCTTATGTGCACTGAAAGGGACTACCTCACTAACCTGGAGCTGTGCATTAGAGAGGTGGTCCAGCCTTTACGAAACATACAG GTGATAGATGTAGATCGACTCTTCACCAACATAGAGACAGTTTGTGAGGTATCTGCGGCACTCCTCCAAAGGCTACAGAAGGCCATGACTGACCCCGATCCAGAGGCAGTGGTCATTG GAGACGTATTTATCCAGGCAAAAGCAGCTTTAGAAGACGTGTACAAGATTTACTGCTACCATCATGATGATGCCATCATGTTACTGGAATCCTATGAAAAAGATGAAGAAATTAAAGATCATTTTACCAAATGTGTATTAGAGCTAAA AAATATTTATGCAAAAGA AGGAAAACCCAATTTGTTGGATATGGGTTCACTGCTCATAAAACCAGTCCAGAGGATCATGAAGTACCCACTGTTGGTTGGAGAGCTTTGGCACGCCACACCTGAAGACCACCCTGACCACCGGCCTCTCCAGGAAGCTTTCACCACAACCAAAATCATAAATGTCACCATCAATGAGTTCAAACGCCGCAAAGATATAG TTTTAAAGTACAGGAGGTTGGAAGATGAAGGCACGCTGAAAGGAAAACTGCATAAGTTCAACATCCACTCTATTCGGAAAAAAGGAGACCGATTTGCAGGTTATCTCAAAATCCTAACAGGAGTGGAACCACAG GTGAGAGATGAATTATTTGATCGGGAGGAGAAGCTGTTCCGCAATCTGGAAAAAGCTGTGaggcagctggtcaaaaatgttCACTGTTACCTGCAGCATGCTCAG GAGATGGTTTCTGTAGCAGTTCAAAATGTCCATGACATGGAGAACATTGTGAAAGACCCAAACAGAACCGACACAAATGGTTCATCACACAGTAACGGCAACGATCCCTATAAGCGATTT AAAGACAGTATTGAACACTTGGTCCTCGCCCCTCTGTGCTCCCTTCAGAGCATGTTCACGGCCCCTCAGAAGCTCATCCAAAAACGCTACGATAAACTGTTGGATTACTGCAGCCGCCTGGAGCGATCTTCCTCcttttcatcttcatcttccacctcttcctcctcttcatcagtGGCCTCAGAAGAGCCACCTGCTCCGACCAGGAGGGACTATGAAGCGTTAAATGCTTTGCTGGTAGAGGAACTGCAAAGGTTCAACAGTGCTGCCTACACCATACTGTCCAACAGTGTGGTGTATTTAGTGGCCCTGCTAAGAGCACTGACCAGTAATGTACTGGTTAGTGCTCCGTCTGTACAGCAGCTACCA GCTCCGTTGTCCAACATGACTGAAGTACAAAACTGTATAATGGAGGAGCTGAACAACCTGACTTTTGTCAAGGACAACGCTCAGAAGTTAATGGAACGCAAAGTCAGCTTTGAAAGACGAGACAAGAAAACGGGG GTGCCAGAAGTGCAGCATCAGACTGAAGAACAGCGAACGTGGCTGCTGTCAGAGTACCCAGTGAGCCGTGTGTACCAGCTCAAGAGGAAGTGCAATGGCTGCCAGGAGCAGGACCTGAGCCTGCTGGAGGGGGAGCTGGTAGCCCTGCTGGAGGACACGGACCCATCAGGCAGCAGCAGTCGCTGGCTGGTTCACACTGGag GTACCCAAGGCTATGTCTATTCCACATTCCTAAAACAGTACAATCCTCTGAGAGACTCACAGAGAGCAGGACAGATGGCCAAGGaggaccagcagcagcagcagcagcagcagcagcagacatCTAACATGGTGGATGAAGACTTTGATAacatcagcctgtttgtgtcaGGAAGTGGCAGCAGCAGCCTGCGAAGCTTTAACCTCAACACCACAGACAGTAGCTCAACACTCTCAGGTCTACAGGGAGAGTTGGAATGTGCTGAGGATCTGGATGATCCACTCGACTCTGCTGatcagcag TTTTATGCCGTGTATGCATTTCAAGCCCGCTGTGACCAGGAGCTGACCTTGCAGGAGTACCAGCATGTTCGGATCCTGAAGTTCTGTGACCTGGGAGGTAATAAGGAGTGGTGGTTGGCTGAGGCCAATGGGCAGAAAGGATACGTCCCTGCCAACTACCTGGGCAGGATGTCTTATGCATAA
- the ppa2 gene encoding inorganic pyrophosphatase 2, mitochondrial, whose translation MFIMRPQPLFSALGSLVTGLGGFWTPGYKVVLQAAAASNLYHLRKNMHYQTEDRGQPNTPEYRIYFKTTEGNFISPFHDIPLIAETKQDVDVPVKKLKMKDNEVYYNMVVEVSRWSNAKMEIATKEPLNPIKQDLKKGKLRYVANIFPHKGYIWNYGALPQTWEDPNHKDKDTKCCGDNDPIDVCDIGSQVCSPGQVIQVKVLGILALIDEGETDWKVIAINAEDPEATHLNSIEDVRKSRPGHLEATIDWFRKYKIPDGKPENQFGFNGQFKDKDFAVEIIMSTHEHWRALVQKQTNAEGIECKNITCCESPFKCSADEARDVVQSAPVLGSTHPVSSDVDKWHFV comes from the exons ATGTTTATAATGAGACCACAGCCTCTCTTCTCCGCACTGGGCAGTTTAGTGACAGGTTTGGGTGGTTTTTGGACTCCCGGGTACAAAGTTGTGCTGCAAGCAGCAGCTGCATCCAACCTGTATCACCTGAGGAAAAACATGCACTACCAAACAGAGGACCGAGGTCAGCCCAACACTCCGGAGTACCGCATTTACTTCA AAACAACAGAAGGGAATTTCATTTCTCCATTCCACGACATCCCACTAATAGCAGAAACAAAACAG GATGTTGATGTGCCAGTTAAGAAACTCAAAATGAAAGACAATGAG GTCTACTATAATATGGTCGTTGAAGTTTCCCGATGGTCGAAtgcaaaaatggag ATTGCGACCAAGGAACCGCTTAATCCGATCAAACAAGACTTAAAGAAAGGAAAACTGCGATACGTTGCCAACATATTTCCTCATAAGGGTTACATTTGGAATTATGGAGCACTACCTCAG ACATGGGAGGACCCGaaccacaaagacaaagacACAAAGTGTTGCGGTGATAATGATCCCATTGATGTTTGTGACATCGGCTCACAG GTTTGCTCTCCTGGCCAAGTGATTCAGGTCAAAGTTCTTGGCATTTTGGCGTTGATCGATGAGGGAGAAACGGACTGGAAAGTTATCGCCATCAATGCTGAGGACCCCGAGGCTACACATTTAAATA gcaTTGAAGATGTCCGCAAGAGTCGACCCGGGCATTTAGAGGCCACCATCGACTGGTTTAGGAAATATAAAATACCGGATGGGAAGCCTGAGAATCAGTTTGGATTTAATGGCCAATTCAAAGATAAG GACTTTGCAGTTGAGATCATCATGTCCACCCATGAACACTGGAGGGCACTAGTGCAGAAGCAGACTAATGCTGAAGGCATTGAGTG CAAAAATATCACCTGCTGTGAAAGTCCTTTTAAATGCAGTGCAGATGAGGCTAGAGATGTCGTTCAATCA GCTCCTGTATTAGGCAGCACGCACCCCGTGTCCTCAGATG TGGACAAATGGCATTTTGTCTGA
- the tet2 gene encoding methylcytosine dioxygenase TET2, whose protein sequence is METEQTKHETEESLILSQFGSSHISHKLQNGNQTSDADQLKLSGDTIWNHYKPSAGANSVKRPHDDCKNSVSDLDQGLFDHGPYMINGQSINGDVKHAFTEQSLFSHQSKKIKLNSEIKGRHDIDSALAEHFPELTKATEFECQSPHTEMKFSNGDVFSPPHNKQLLNGTASPHSTIESTPDDRFEKTLSQYYPEKVSVVPQHFGAFKDSLTKKLSTDGAQLPPMTSGLLNSVQMHESQKYHPLAAGNTDRRNNYNNVVNGYIDNFRTDHQQQQHQQQSLSYASPELARGHLPNLNPLMNTANNTQQPNGAKCYSDETNHHGILENTHMEGNRSSFLVCGNPSKIPEMHEYGSFSESAIQKMGPSEKLGCDQNIYHGSVKGLPYEIQQQNKNSRDVLRSDSTGPTGPIFPKILNTELDNRMKNSSQDRDNVPCSTPAQTAWMALNSSHSQQQHASGTSAQAQQHDIWGKFHTKSQADDHMGNHLGHGEILEQNREHRFQTQGVCTENKRSNNYQIKEEGCQSSQPHCVQQALHLKTPEQQKYPQTPQKESCYPSQMKTEYLNEDTDLQNILSSEFLASHQSQQQHCNLPRPLSHPPQFESHQLKSPNYRPHSQPHPGQQQLQSIQSLINNSGQNVNQHIQQSDHTTEMQHQSRSLTNSSKSSQFHQQPNNNFHQPNHLDLPQTSTQLPFSQNALHQPVSMQMQLKAEHQLKTSCAQFQRGPQLPHVPGGPYVDFQKHAALRMHLLQKQERQGHPNPSQRSNDPKHMPQAVKIENGHRFVQCGSQQQQEQLLMRETSMGVEVKQEDEQSLCEESRKQRSILASMEQTLRQYQLSPVFEKKSHFISSSNKVKVESSGPVTILSTHVDVSGAEALMTTSSSSALKKTPETTPKKELLQSFMDSPMKLLDTPIRNLLDTPMKTQYDIASCHCVEQISEKDEGPYYTHLGSAPNVAGIREKMEKRSGLSGHAIRIEKVMYTGKEGKSTQGCPIAKWVIRRSSVEEKLLVLVRERNGHKCESACIIVVIMVWEGIPSSLADCLYLELSDTLTKHGAHTQRRCALNEERTCACQGLNPEASGASFSFGCSWSMYYNGCKFARSKVPRKFKLLGDDVKEEERIEHRFQNLATLLAPLYKKVAPEAYGNQVEHEHRAPDCRLGLKEGRPFSGVTACMDFCAHAHRDLHNMIGGSTVVCTLTREDNREIGKIPEDEQLHVLPLYKASNTDEFGSEEGQQEKIRSGAIQVLSAFRRQVRMLAEPAKSCRQKKLDAKKAAANKNAMLDSANEKALLAKSKASTYDNIAQLTPVTGPGGAKGAILQSSQTNHLFGSYPQQQQHLASYSGAPNSALTRFPNQPGFFPSTSKPGSMYSPQPPTSGSTYPSPLHAPNPYMNGSNRPYPGYQCNGGMPLDNCHPYYASNTKHLDMYRQQRPALYPEQQYGGHRYEVNYPRYGEQGLHVNGYNVSSIRPVHPMSPYGPYGPNRTPDPQYMDPLLGVPSTHGGLDYATAVSKGNPFGRYPNPYLSQSPQSLPPGQDGFHMQIKTEMGTLGQHVLSSGGFHPDKQPGLGLPNGNPVGSNIKQEPGTPGTPQTPTTPQKPETWSDNEHNFLDPDIGGVAVAPSHGSVLIECAKRELHATTPLKNPDRQHPTRISLVFYQHKNLNEAKHGLVLWEAKMAEKAREKEEAERNGVETTPTKSNKKGAKSEHLETSASMGEPPYKRFIQKLLEGSLSCATNTYVSTSPYAFTKVTGPYSKFV, encoded by the exons ATGGAAACAGAACAGACCAAACATGAGACGGAAGAAAGTCTAATTTTATCACAATTTGGCTCATCTCACATCTCTCACAAGCTTCAGAATGGGAACCAAACTTCAGATGCGGATCAACTGAAACTCTCTGGAGACACAATCTGGAACCATTACAAGCCCAGTGCAGGTGCCAACTCTGTGAAAAGGCCTCATGATGACTGCAAAAACTCAGTTTCAGATTTGGATCAAGGGCTGTTTGATCATGGACCCTACATGATAAATGGACAATCAATAAATGGGGATGTAAAACATGCATTTACTGAGCAGTCGTTGTTTTCCCATCAGTCcaagaaaattaaattaaactctGAAATCAAAGGAAGGCACGACATTGATTCCGCTTTGGCAGAACATTTTCCTGAGTTGACAAAGGCGACAGAATTTGAATGTCAATCCCCACATACAGAGATGAAGTTTAGTAATGGAGATGTTTTCAGTCCACCTCATAATAAACAGCTCTTAAATGGAACTGCATCACCCCATTCAACCATTGAAAGTACTCCAGATGATCGGTTTGAGAAAACTTTGTCGCAGTATTATCCTGAGAAAGTGTCAGTTGTTCCGCAACATTTTGGTGCTTTTAAAGACTCACTGACCAAAAAGCTGTCCACTGATGGTGCTCAACTCCCTCCTATGACCTCAGGATTGCTTAATTCAGTACAAATGCACGAGTCCCAGAAATACCACCCTTTGGCAGCTGGAAATACAGATCGGAGAAACAATTACAACAATGTGGTAAATGGATATATTGACAACTTCAGGACAGACcaccagcagcaacaacacCAGCAGCAGTCGTTGTCATACGCTAGTCCAGAGTTAGCTCGAGGGCATCTACCAAACCTGAATCCTCTCATGAATACTGCCAATAACACACAACAACCAAATGGAGCCAAGTGTTATTCTGATGAAACAAATCATCATGGCATTCTTGAGAACACTCACATGGAGGGTAATCGCAGCTCTTTTTTGGTGTGTGGTAATCCTTCAAAAATACCAGAGATGCATGAATATGGATCTTTTTCAGAATCTGCAATACAAAAAATGGGACCAAGTGAGAAACTTGGATGTGATCAAAATATATATCATGGCAGTGTCAAAGGCCTCCCGTATGAaattcaacaacaaaacaaaaattctaGGGACGTGCTCAGATCAGATAGCACTGGACCCACAGGTCCCATTTTCCCAAAGATCCTCAACACAGAGCTAGATAACAGAATGAAGAACAGTTCTCAGGATCGAGACAACGTACCATGTTCAACCCCAGCACAGACAGCCTGGATGGCACTGAATTCTTCACATTCCCAGCAGCAACATGCAAGTGGCACATCAGCACAGGCACAACAGCATGATATATGGGGAAAATTCCACACCAAGTCTCAAGCAGACGATCATATGGGGAACCACCTTGGACATGGTGAGATTTTGGAGCAAAACCGAGAGCACAGATTCCAGACACAAGGAGTTTGTACAGAGAACAAAAGGTCTAACAACTACCAAATAAAAGAAGAGGGCTGTCAATCATCTCAACCCCATTGTGTGCAGCAAGCCCTCCATCTGAAAACGCCAGAGCAGCAAAAATACCCTCAAACTCCTCAAAAAGAGAGCTGCTACCCCTCACAAATGAAGACAGAGTACTTAAATGAAGACACAGACCTCCAAAATatactttcatcagaatttttAGCATCACATCAGTCACAACAACAGCACTGTAATCTTCCACGCCCACTGTCCCACCCACCACAGTTTGAATCACACCAACTCAAGTCTCCCAATTACAGACCTCACAGCCAACCACATCCAGGTCAGCAGCAGCTTCAATCCATTCAATCTCTCATTAATAATTCTGGTCAAAATGTAAATCAacacatccaacaaagtgaCCACACAACAGAGATGCAACATCAAAGTAGGTCCCTCACAAACTCCAGCAAGAGCAGTCAATTTCATCAACAACCAAATAATAACTTCCACCAGCCAAACCACCTGGACCTTCCCCAGACCTCCACCCAACTCCCTTTTTCCCAGAATGCATTACATCAACCGGTATCTATGCAGATGCAACTCAAAGCTGAACACCAGTTGAAGACATCTTGCGCTCAGTTCCAAAGGGGACCTCAACTACCTCACGTACCTGGAGGTCCCTATGTAGATTTTCAGAAGCACGCAGCCCTCCGTATGCATCTTTTACAGAAGCAGGAACGCCAGGGCCACCCTAATCCGTCTCAGAGGTcaaatgatccaaaacacatgCCACAAGCAGTAAAAATAGAAAACGGACACAGATTTGTACAGTGTGGTTCACAACAACAGCAAGAGCAGTTACTGATGCGGGAGACAAGCATGGGAGTGGAGGTCAAGCAAGAAGATGAACAATCCCTCTGTGAAGAAAGCAGAAAACAGCGAAGCATTCTTGCCTCTATGGAGCAAACCCTAAGGCAGTACCAGCTTTCACCTGTGTTTGagaaaaaatcccatttcatcagtTCATCAAATAAAGTCAAGGTGGAATCCTCTGGGCCTGTGACAATTCTGTCAACACATGTAGATGTAAGTGGAGCTGAGGCATTAATGACTACTTCATCCAGTTCAGCACTAAAAAAGACACCTGAAACCACCCCAAAGAAAGAACTCCTTCAAAGTTTTATGGACTCTCCAATGAAGTTATTAGATACCCCTATTAGGAATCTTTTGGATACACCAATGAAAACACAGTATGACATTGCATCCTGTCATTGTGTTG AACAAATCAGTGAAAAGGATGAAGGCCCATACTACACTCACTTAGGATCAGCGCCTAATGTCGCTGGTATCCGGGAAAAGATGGAGAAAAG GTCTGGTCTGTCTGGACATGCAATCAGGATTGAGAAAGTCATGTACACCGGCAAGGAAGGAAAAAGCACTCAAGGATGCCCCATAGCCAAATGG GTGATTCGTCGATCCAGTGTGGAAGAAAAGCTACTGGTGCTTGTGCGGGAACGTAATGGTCACAAATGTGAAAGTGCTTGCATTATAGTTGTAATCATGGTTTGGGAGGGTATACCATCAAGCTTGGCCGACTGCCTCTACCTCGAGCTCAGTGACACCCTGACGAAACATGGAGCCCACACACAAAGACGCTGTGCTCTCAACGAGGA GAGAACGTGTGCATGCCAGGGATTAAATCCAGAAGCCTCTGGGGCATCATTTTCCTTTGGCTGCTCATGGAGCATGTACTACAACGGCTGCAAGTTTGCACGGAGCAAGGTCCCCAGAAAATTCAAGTTACTTGGAGATGATGTAAAAGag GAAGAAAGAATAGAACACCGCTTTCAAAACTTGGCAACCTTATTGGCTCCATTATACAAAAAAGTAGCACCAGAAGCATATGGAAACCAG GTGGAACATGAACATAGGGCACCAGATTGCCGCTTGGGGCTCAAAGAAGGGCGTCCATTTTCTGGGGTCACTGCGTGTATGGATTTCTGTGCTCATGCTCATAGAGACCTTCACAACATGATCGGTGGCAGCACTGTG GTGTGTACATTGACGAGAGAGGATAACCGAGAGATTGGGAAGATACCGGAGGATGAACAGCTCCACGTCTTACCCCTTTATAAGGCTTCCAACACAGATGAATTTGGCAGTGAGGAGGGTCAGCAAGAGAAAATTAGGTCTGGGGCAATCCAAGTGCTCAGTGCCTTCCGCCGCCAGGTTCGCATGCTTGCAGAGCCCGCCAAGTCATGCCGACAGAAGAAGCTGGATGCTAAAAAAGCAGCGGCCAACAAAAACGCTATGTTGGACAGTGCGAATGAAAAGGCCCTCCTTGCCAAGTCAAAAGCTAGCACTTATGACAATATTGCTCAACTTACTCCAGTAACAG GACCTGGAGGTGCTAAAGGAGCAATACTGCAGTCAAGTCAAACAAATCACCTCTTTGGATCCTATCCTCAGCAACAACAGCACCTTGCTTCTTATTCTGGCGCACCAAATTCTGCTTTAACCAGGTTTCCTAACCAACCTGGATTTTTTCCAAGCACTTCCAAACCAGGTAGCATGTATTCCCCTCAGCCACCAACATCAGGTAGTACTTACCCTTCCCCTCTTCATGCTCCAAATCCATACATGAATGGCTCAAATCGCCCATATCCAGGCTATCAATGTAATGGAGGAATGCCTCTTGACAACTGTCACCCATACTATGCTTCAAACACAAAACACTTAGACATGTATCGACAACAGCGACCAGCACTTTACCCAGAGCAGCAGTATGGTGGACATCGCTATGAGGTCAATTACCCAAGATATGGTGAGCAAGGTTTACATGTTAATGGTTATAATGTCAGCAGTATAAGACCAGTTCACCCCATGAGTCCCTATGGCCCTTATGGCCCTAATAGAACCCCAGACCCCCAGTATATGGACCCTCTCTTAGGCGTACCCTCAACCCATGGAGGCCTTGATTATGCAACTGCTGTCAGCAAAGGCAATCCTTTTGGTCGGTATCCGAATCCATACCTGTCTCAGAGTCCTCAAAGCTTACCCCCTGGCCAAGATGGTTTCCATATGCAAATTAAGACAGAGATGGGGACCCTCGGACAACATGTGCTTTCTAGTGGTGGTTTCCACCCTGATAAACAACCGGGATTAGGTCTGCCCAATGGGAACCCAGTGGGTTCAAATATAAAGCAGGAGCCAGGAACACCAGGAACACCACAAACACCCACAACACCTCAAAAACCTGAGACGTGGTCAGACAATGAGCATAACTTCTTGGATCCTGATATAGGGGGCGTCGCAGTGGCACCAAGCCATGGCTCTGTTCTTATCGAGTGTGCAAAACGAGAACTTCATGCCACAACACCCCTTAAAAACCCTGATCGTCAACATCCTACACGCATCTCTTTAGTCTTCTACCAACACAAGAATCTAAATGAAGCCAAGCATGGTTTGGTTCTGTGGGAAGCAAAGATGGCGGAAAAGGccagagaaaaagaagaagctgAGAGGAATGGTGTTGAGACAACACCCACCAAAAGCAACAAGAAAGGGGCAAAGAGTGAGCATTTGGAGACATCTGCATCGATGGGCGAGCCTCCATATAAGCGTTTTATCCAGAAACTTTTGGAGGGGTCATTGTCGTGTGCAACAAACACATACGTCAGTACATCTCCTTACGCCTTCACAAAGGTCACAGGGCCATACAGTAAGTTTGTCTAA